GCCAAGGTACACCCACACCCGTCCTTCCCCCCCGTGCTGTTTCAGGCTGGGCTCTGCCACAGCTGGGAGTTCCCTCTCTCCCGGCATCctcacctctggctccccaggccCTCCCGGACCCCTTGCTAGCTCTATGGGGTTCCCCCGGTTTGGGCTTCTCCCCCAGGGGAGGGGTCGCCCCTctctggcagggggaggagaggcaagaaAGCCCGCGTCCTGGACGCTGCCCTCCCCCGCCGCTGAGCCCGCCGCCCCTTTCAGCTCTTTGACCTGATCTACCGCGAGGAGACCCTGTTCAACGTGATCAAGAGCGTCACCCGCAACGGCCGGTCCATCCTGCTGACCGCCCTGCTGGCCCTCATCCTGGTCTACCTCTTCTCCATCGTCGGCTTCCTCTTCCTCAAGGACGACTTCATCCTGGAGGTGGATCGGCTCCCTGACAACAAGTCCAAAGGTCTCCATCCGCTCCTTTGGCCTTACCCCTCTCgctttcaatcagtcattggtatttactgagcgcttactgtgtgcggagctcttgactaagcatttgggagagtacggtacaacagagttggtattcgttcatttcattcaatagtatttattgagcgcttactatgtgcagagcactgtactgagcatttggaatgtacaaatcggtaacagatacagtccctgccctttgacgggctcacagtctaatcgggggagattatacccgttccctgcccacaacgagcttacagtctagaaagggggatggcagcatggtttagtggatagagtatgtatgggtctgggagtccgaaggaccttggttctcatcccagttctgccgcgtgtctgctgtgtgaccctggtctagtcacataacttctctgggcctcagttacctcatgtgtaaaatgaggattaagagtgtgagtcccatgtgggacaggacctgtttCCAACTTGGCCGTCTTGtacttaccccggtgcttagtgatcggcacgtagtgagcgcttaacaaatatcataatgatataggggaaaaggcagagtgtaataataataataatgataataatgttagtatttgttaagcgcttactatgtgcagagcaccgttctaagcgctggggtagacacaggggaatcaggttgtcccacgaggggctcacagtcttcatccccattttccagatgaggtaactgaggcactgagagtaaAGATAtggtcttaagtgctgggggactgagagaggatgaatatcaagtactcacccccatcttccccctccttcagccctgaGACCTGGATGGGGTACAGTCCCTCAGATACTTCTCCCATCTCTGTTGCCCACCTCCTACCTGGGGAAAGCTCCCAGGGTGGGACCACCTTCCCCCTTCGGACTCGTGGCCATCTGGAGGGGGAGCGGAGTCATCCCCCACTGGCTTCCCTCTGTGCCCACTTCTGCCTGTCCCCACTGGGCCCTGGCACCCCTTCAGCACCTGCCCAAGCCCGCCAGCTTCCCGAGCCGGGACCGGAAGGTGGTTAGTCGCTATGGGGGCCTGAGACCGAGGGCCCGCCCGGGTCTGTCTTGCTCCTCTCTCCAGCCAGCCCCCTGGGAATGCCCCATGGCTCGGCGGCCTTCGGGGACACGTGCGGCGCGGACCGGGTCGGCTGTTCCAGTGGCATCTCTGTGCCCGAGGCTCAGGAAGGTAAAAACGGGTGAGGCGCTGGGTGACCCGGTGACCCGGTGGCTGGTGACGGGCGGAAACGGGAGCCACTGCGCTGGACCACCATGTGGTGTGCTGGGGTTGCAGAGGAGGATGAGGGCGGCACGGAGCGAGCCTGCGACACCCTGCTCATGTGCATCGTCACGGTGATGAACCACGGGCTGCGCAACGGCGGGGGCGTCGGGGACATCCTCCGCAAGCCGTCCAAAGACGTGAGTccatccccccctccgccccgcagtCTCCCACCGGCACCCCGATCTTCCcaccgggccgggcggcggctaGCCGGGGCAGGGGTGGGCTCGAAGCTGCTGCCTGTGGGGAGATGAGCAGTGTTGGGGTTTCTGGACCGGGCTCGGGGCAGGCTCCCAACACGGGCTCCCCCATCGGGCACCGTTCCCCTCTGCCTGGCACTTGGAATCCTCACCCAGCACTGGCACTCCGCCTGGCATTGGCACCCCGCCCAGCACAGGCCCCGAGTGCCAAGGAGGGTCTGAGAAGGCCCGAGCCCCCTCTAGGGGATTCTCCTTCGACAACGCCGGTCTGGGAAACCTTGCCTCTCTTTGGTctgtccccctcctgcctccccatccgTGTGGTCCTGTCATCCCGCCTGGGGAGGCGGGAACAGCGGGCTCCAGGAAGACAAGGCTTGCCCGCGGTCTGAATTCTGACAAGCCTCCCGGCCTGTGGGCCGGTCCTAGGCGGCCTCCTGCGTGTAGGGGCGGGGCAGGGatcatcccccccccgccccactctgtACGTGGGGGGACGCCGAGGATCAGAGAGGGTAAACGTCTGGTCCGGGGCCACACAGCCAGACAGCCAGGAGGGAGACCCGggagtcctggctcccagccccgcactcTGTCTCAGGCGTCTCTCTTCCCTGGCCCTACAGGAGTCCCTGTTCCCCGCCCGGGTCATCTACGACCTCTTGTTcttcttcatcgtcatcatcatcgttctGAACCTCATCTTCGGGGTCATCATTGACACCTTTGCCGACTTGAGGAGCGAGaagcagaagaaggaggagatcCTCAAAACCACGTGCTTCATCTGTGGTGAgaggtctcctctccctcccttccctccctccgcttcACCCCTCCTCCAACCTGAGCCCTCCTGAGTCTGCGtagcagcccctctccctcctctttctctctcggtCGATACGTGGTCATTCTGTCCTCCTCGGGCTGAATACAAAGCcctgtgcgaagcacttgggagagtataacagaagcaagagTCACgcttcctgctctcaagaagttttCAATTTCGTTGGCCAAAGCTAAACCCTCCCCACTGAGGCCTTactcaaaatctacctctcccgTGAAGCCCTCCCGAATTAAGGCTCACATTTGCTCCAGACCCCCGGGCTCTCCACCTTCCCAGCCGCCTCCCCGAGTGTCGACTGATTCTCTGCCACCTGTGCCCCAAGGCCGGCCCCCTTGGgtctgcccctcctctgcccgTGGCCCTCAGGGGCCCTTTGAGGGCAACGAGGCCTTGAACCTCTCCCCAGAGTCCCTCCGTCCCCTCCGAGTCCAGTCGCCGGCCACTGGGAGCCCCAGATCCCCTCACCCCGGGGCTGAGAATCAGCCCTCGGGGCCGACGCCTGGACTCTGCCAGCATTCGCTCAGGCGGGGCAGACCCAAGGGGGCGGGACCAGCACCGGCTCCTGGGGCGAGCCCCAACTGACCCCCTGGCCGGGTGGGCGGGGAGCACGGGTGCGAGCGGAGAGACGACTGGGCCCAACTCCAAGCCCTCCCGCAGGTCTGGAGAGGGACAAGTTTGACAACAAAACAGTGTCCTTCGAGGAGCACATCAAATTCGAGCACAACATGTGGAACTACCTGTATTTCATCGTGCTCGTGCGTGTGAAGAATAAGACCGACTACACAGGCCCCGAGAGCTACGTGGCCCAGATGATCAAGGTGCGAGGGTCTGGAGAGGGAGGGTCTGGAGAGGGTCTCGCTATCGGGGTGTGATCATGGCGATGGTCTCTCCCAATTCCTGGACCTTCTCTTTCTGTCGCCTCCTGGCAGAATTCAGGGGCCTCGAGATGCTTCTCCTTCCGTCTTGGTAGGAGCTCCTGGTGTTGGCCTTAGCGATCTGGGGTCCCGGGTACCTGGGGCCAGGACCGCAGGCGGGGTTCTGCCGGGTCAGGACCCTGTCCCTGGCGGCAGAGGATGCCAGCGGCTGGAGTGTCCATGCCACTGGGGCAGAGTTACCCTGGGCCGGCTGGAGTCGGAGGCCCCGGCTCTTGACTGGTCTACATAGATTGCCCGGCCTCAAGGAGCCCCGGTGGAAGGTGGGCTGTTGGCTGAGCCACTGGTCCAGCTGGATCTTCTCGCCCAGAGCCTGAGGGGTCCAAGAGCCCTGGCATCATGGCTGAACCATGGGCGACGTCGGGGAAAGGGGGCCCGGAGGGAGCTCCGGCCTCTAGGCTGCTCTTCTCTTGGGGTTCTTGTGCTCTGTGTCCGGGCTGCTCTTTTCTCAGTGCTCTCTTGTTCTGTGTCAGACCCGCTCCCCCAGGGCTCGCCTGCTCCACGTCCAGGCTGCTCTTCTCTTGAGCCTCTCCTGCTCCGCTGTGTCCGGGCTACTCTTCTTTTGGGGCTCTCCTGCTCTGTCTCTGGGCTGCTCTTTTCTCAGGGCTCTCCTGCTTCGCCTTGAGGTCCCTCCAGCCTCAGAAGCTGAAAGGAAAGACTTATATGTCAGCCAACTGGACAGATGGTGCAGAAGTCACTTCCCACCCAGGCTAGTCCACCATCTCTGCCACGGGCCCAGTCGGCCCGGGCTGTTTTCATGCCGGTCCTCGGACGGACCCGAGGGGCCCCTCGGGGCGCACGCTGACCCCTGAGCTCCTGTGACCCTGTGAGCCGTGGCCTCCTTCCCCAGAACAAGAACCTGGACTGGTTCCCGCGCATGCGAGCCATGTCGCTGGTCAGCAACGAGGGCGAAGGCGAGCAGAATGAAATCCGCAGCCTGCAGGACAAGCTCAACTCCACCATGAAGCTGGTGTCTCACCTCACCTCGCAGCTCAATGAGCTCAAGGAGCAGGTCAGGAGCCCCTCACGCGGGTCCCGGCCGCGGTCACCTTGTCCCCGGCCCCAcagtcccggccccgcgccccacCCACGGCCCCAAGGCTCCGGACCTCTGGATTGGAGGCGTTCACAAGACTACAAAATAGAACcaccgtggtacttgttaaacgcttactataggccgaacaccgttctaaacgccgggtgcctggctcctctcctcccttcccaccaggccaccccTCCCTGTTGAGCTCCGCCTGGGCCCACatcccattttgggtcttttcagcccaccCCTGCTGAAGGAACTGGGGAGATGGTGCATAGGCTTAGAAGTTCCTGAGTACCTACTTAAACTCAAGACCCAGCAATCCCCAGGGACGACCACCCACCCACTCcgccccacccttccccttctcttgcccCTGGGATATTCGGCCAGGCTGCCTGACGCCGGTTCCAGGCCGAGGCAGGGCCAGACCCGGGAATCAGTCCACGAGGGGCTCTGAGCATCCCAGCGTCCCTCAGGAGCTAGCATCTTGCTTCCGTCGCCCCTGCTGCGGCCCATTTCCCTTCGGGACGAGATCTTCTGCCACGGTGTCCTTTCAGGcctggggcccgggcccccgccgggtGCCCGTGGGCCTGGCTCTGCTAGGGCGGCAGGGGTCACTTTTGCCGACTTCCAACCGGTCCGTCTCCCTCAAGAGctcaccctccccctgccctcctcggcGCCGGCCCCGTCTCCCAGCTGAACGCGGCCCCTCCTGGGTAGAGGGCAGCTCCCCTCCGCTTAGGATGGGTTTGGTGTTGCCCTGCCCAGACGCGGGGGGACGACTGAGCAGATCGCCAGCTCCCGGCTTCTACGTTCCTTGGGCGGGGAACCTCTCCCACGCTTGCTGGGCCCCCAGGCTCAGCCCTGCTCGTCCCATAGAGAAGAGATGGCGGGCGGTCCCTTGGTGGGGAGCCGGGGGATGGATCAGGCCCCGCCGGGCCATCTGACTGTGGTTTGAACTCCAGATGACGGAGCAAAGGAAGCGCAGGCAGAGGATGGGCTTCGTGGACGTCCAGAACTGCATGAGCCGCTGAGACCCAACTGTCCTCCCCTCAGCGGGGAGACCTGCCGCGCCCCCAACCCCCGAGGGCTCCTGGACACCCACGCCCGGCTTGGAAGCCACTGCTCTGCGGCCCCGCCGAGGATCGGCCGCCTCCGGCGGGGTCAGGCTCCGCGCCACTCTCCCCCGACGTGGGGCCGGGCCTCCGGGGGTGgaagggggccgggaccgggtTCCCCTTCCTGGACCGTTCACTCCGTCCCTGCCTTGGAGCAAGAGGAACGTGGCACTCGTTTCCCTGTGGCCCTAACATTGGTTCGAAGGGCTTTTTACTCCTTTACGTGGGGGAGCTCACCCCGGCCTTCACGCACTACATCCCGGGAGCCTAGCTAGCCCCGGTACCGTTACCGGCCACCTTCGGGCTTCGTCCCGTAATTTATTCCACGGATGCCGCCTGACGCCCGCCCGGGCTCTTGGGGCCCCAGACCCGCGGCCGAGGCGTCAGGCCCCCGGCCTAccaccgcccgcccccggccgccgggaGCCGCCGGGCCGGAAGCCGTCAGGTGCGGATTCGTCGCCGCCCCGCAGCGGGGTGCGTCGGAGATGACGGGGACGACCGAGGCTGTGGTTCACGGGGCCGTCTCTGGTCAGGAAGACGCTTCCTCTGAGTCGAGGCGGGGCCTGCAGGTGCCGGGCCGGCTTGCTGTGAAgggtggtttggggttttttttttccttcccttctctggggtgACGTTTTACAAATTTCTATGGCTGAGAACTAATACGTTAATCGCCTTAAATAAATTTAAATTCGAATCCTCTTGACTGAGCAATCTGGGCCGGACTCCAGCGTGCTGAAGGGGAACGggccagtggggggggggggtcatgctCTCTCCTGGCAGATGCCGCTGCTTCAAGCTTTCCCGACCCACCCTCCGGCAGGCCTTCCACGGAGCTGTGAGCGGGGCGGAATCCTCTACGATGGAGCCaccgccctctttccctctgtgacTCAGAACGGTTCGGAACCGTGGCCGCCAGGCTgaaggctagtgagtggaaggagtCAGGGGCTGAGTCTTTCTTTGGCCCGTGGAGGTCGGGGGTCGAGGCAGGGCCCAGACCTGTAGCAGGCCCGCCTCGCGCTGCCTGCTGTTAGGCTGGGCACCGGGGAGGCCCGATCCGGTGCTGACCTACTGTCAGCTTCCTGTTCCAGCTGCCTCCCCACTCAATAATGTGAGGAAATGGAGTCGGGGAGAGCCCAGGAGCCCTTAAGGCTCAGGGCCAAGCAGGATGTCTACCTTCCCGgggccgctctccctccctcccctatctTTATGTGAGCCGTGATGGTCCTGTCATGCAAGGGTAGGGACCGCGGCTTCCAGATTATTTCAGAACCCACCCTCTCCACTGCAAACTGAGCGTTGCCAACAGAcataccccctgccccccacatccAACCTCACATGTCAACCTCCCACCATGACGACTGGGGTTTTCAATCAGGGCGAGTGCCTGCCCAGTCCCTGCCACCAGATACGGATACCGGTTGGGAAGGAACGAGTCCCCGGTGACAGGGAAGTTTATTCACGGGGGCAATATACGGTCATTCTGGGTCATCTCCATCATTCCTTAGTCTTGTCTTCTTGGTTCTTGGCGGCAAACCTCTCCTGCAGTTTTTTCCACagccctttattcatttccttaAATTCTTCCAAGGCATCTAcatggaggaaagaaaaagtggCAGAGAGTTTCTGAGAAAGGAATGTCTTTGGGATTTATTGCATCAATCAATGGGCTTTATTTATGgacatcttctccctcttctgaaAACAGCCAGAACGTTGACTCCCCGCTGGTGGCAAACATTTGCAAAACAGTTCTGCGGCGCTCTTTCCGGGTACCTTTTTCTCTGGAACTTCCTTTCTTTGGAAAGACGCCTAGGCAGTGTGGGTGGGACGGGGTACTCGACACAGAGCCAAGCAGGTATTGGCCAATGTCTGGTTCATCTGCTCAGGGCAGAGCGCCAAACTGGGTAGTTTGGGCCGAAACAATCCCCTTTACGGCTCGAGATGCGGGGCGTGACCGCGTGTGCCCATCGGATGAAACCGATCATCTATTTTGGGAGGTGCAACTGGGCCGGGCCAGGCTGAACTGAGGGTTGGGGGATTGGCAGCTCCGCTCTTGAAGAGGTTCTGCCATGATCGCCCCAAATCCTCCCTCGTTGCTTTCctaattttaaatttcatttggAAGTCCCTTGAGGGGCTGGCTTTCCAAGCAGCGGGGGAGACgtaccataagcttgttgtgggcagggaatttgtctaacaGCACCgtttacgctgtactctcccaagcgcttagtacagtgtgctgtaagcgctcgataaatatgaccgatcgaCAAGTGAAAATGAATGACGGAGAGGACGTAGGCGATGTACATTAAGCGCGCGGAGACCGGGGGAGCCGAAGCGTCTGGGTGGCCCAGAGGGGCCGAGGCGGCAGCTGGGGGGCACCGAAAGTGGTGAGATTAGAGATTACTcaaggaaggccacctggaggaggtgtgttctCAGAAGGCTgttgaggatggggaaagaagagggagggaaaactcaTTTCTTCTACCACTGCaagagaggcagatctgggattcaagtTTCCCTTGCTTGGGGGATGAAGGGCTTGGAAAAGCCCAAATCCTAACCCCATGGAGTTCGGGTGCTACTACAGGAATGGAGGCAGAATGAGACCGGAGGTGGTCagtggagggcgggggtgggggcgttggcagggagaagagagagcgagAAACGGAAGCggggcagaaagagagagtgcCTTTTTTTTGACGAGTTCTGTTCGGTATGTGGGGCACATCAAAATGACCACATCAAAACCCGGGAAAAAAGCTGGCCTATTTTTGTATTCGACTTTCAGAGCGATATAAATAGCCCCGTTGCAGCACCCTCCTCGCCCACTCCCCATGGACGAGCAAGGACAATGGAGAAGGAAGTCCCCAGAAGGAAGTCAGGTTTGCAGGGGCAGGTTTCCTTCCACGTTCACGGGGTCTCCGAAGCGCCTCGCTATTCTCCGCTCGGCCCCCAGCTGAACCCGCCTCgctcgcccccacccccgaccccgtccccggGGGCCGACGACGGTCGGGAGGATATCCGCAGCCACTCTGACTGAATGGCTTCGGCGTGGATTAAACCTTCATTGTTCCAAAAGCCCCCTTGGGACTTCAAAAATACGATCACTTTCCTTCCACCCTGACTTCGACCACTTGCATCTGGCAAAAGCTTGCCCTCCTGACCCCCTCCGTTACCCCCGACCCTCTGACCGAACAGAACCAAGATGGATCTGTGTAGCTCGGGCGTTCGGCCCGGTCCCGCCCGGAACCAAGCGCAGCTAACCGGAGCTCAGCGGCCTCGGTGTCTCCCCGGGCTCGGCCGGCCGGCTGCCCGGTGGCTGCCCGGCAGCGATGAGGAGATTCTCCTGGCCCCCGCCCACCCGCGGGTCTCCTCCCGCCCTGGCCTTGGTACCTGTTGCCAGAACGGTTCTGCATTGTTCCACGGTCAGTCCGCTGAAGCCCGTGTCTCTGGGGCGAGGGTACTTGGCCGGTCCCGGGGgcggcagagaggagaggaagacagaagggGAGGATGAACATCCCGGCCCTGTGGACCCCAGACCCCGTCCACCTCCCAGGAGAGTGCCAGGCCCTCATCAGGCACCCCGAGCCAGCCGAGCCAAACTCCCGGCTTCCTCCGGGAGAACAGACAAACCCCGTGGTCTAGTGTCCCggctgtcagaaggacctaggttctaatccccggctcccccGCTAAATAAcggtagtattggttaagcgcttactatgtaccaggcactgttctaagcattggagtagatacaaggtaatctggttgggcccagtccctcgtcccatattggactcacagtcttaatccccattttacagatgaggtaactgaggcacagagaagcaaagtgacttgcccaaggtcacagagcagacaagtgacagagctgggattagaatcaatgaccctctgactcccaggcccggactctagccactaggccacgctgcttctctgctctcccgGAGAACcgtctgtttgctgtgtgaccttgggcaagtcacttcacttctctgggtctcagttacctcatccacacaaaggggattaagactgtgagctccaagggagacagggaccgtacccaacccgatttgcctgtatctaccccagtgtggctcagtggcaagaggccgggcttgggagtcagaggtcatgggttctaatcccgcctccgccacttgtcagctgtgtgaccttaggacgtcacttcacttctctatgcctcagttccctcgtctgtaaaatggggattacgactgtgagtcccacatgggacaacctgatcaccttccattcccccccagcgcttagaacagtccttcacacatagtaagcccttaacaaataccatcattattattattattgcagtgcctggaacataggaagcgcttaaaaaaaaatcgtAAGAACCAAAAACCAAACAGCGACTTCTCTGGGTTGCCAGGGAAGGAGTGAGGCCTGACTGCTGTGGCATCCCTTCCAATGCCGGCCACCAGAGTCGCTTTGGAAAAAGCATCCCCACGGCTGACGCTCCTTGGGCAGAGCCCGGCTGGTCGGGCCCCTCCTTGGGCGGgctctggggatgggggaggttggCACGGGGAGAGTGCTtcgcctgccccccacctccccgaggGACCCGGGCCTCTCACCTTGTGTTTGTAGTAGTTGGAGTGGAGCCGGGCTAGGCTCTCGTACATTTGGTCGCAGGCCTCCGGCTCCGCTACCTGCAAAAGGAAACAgtccacggggcggggggg
This sequence is a window from Ornithorhynchus anatinus isolate Pmale09 chromosome 7, mOrnAna1.pri.v4, whole genome shotgun sequence. Protein-coding genes within it:
- the LOC100681553 gene encoding ubiquinol-cytochrome-c reductase complex assembly factor 2 isoform X1, with the translated sequence MPRPAREAQEGAANMAASRYRRFLKLCEEWPLDETKRGRDLGAHLRQRVAQAFREGENTQVAEPEACDQMYESLARLHSNYYKHKYPRPRDTGFSGLTVEQCRTVLATDALEEFKEMNKGLWKKLQERFAAKNQEDKTKE